CATCGACATGCCACCGGGCACCGGCGACATCGCGTTGACACTCTCGCAGGCGATCCCAATCACCGGCGCGGTGGTGGTTTGCACTCCGCAAGAGGTCGCGTTGCTGGACGCTGTCAAAGCCATCAGTATGTTCCGCAAGGTCAACATTCCGATCGCCGGCATGGTCGAAAACATGAGCGGCTTCAATTGCCCGGATTGCGGCAAGACCTATGACATCTTTGGTCGTGGTGGTGCCCGCGACAAAGCCGAAGAACTCACTGTTCCGTACCTGGGCGGATTGCCGATTGACATCACCCTCCGCGAAGCCGGCGACGCGGGTAAATTGGCCGAGGTCCTGGCGAATGACCAGCGGGCTCGAGCGCCATTCGATCAGGTCGCTCGATCCTTGGTTCGCAACTTGGCCGCGAAAGCTGCTTCGGCGCCGCCCAAAGCCTCGCTGCCGACGCTGTAGAATCAGCACGTCGTTTGACCTGGCTTGTCCTCTCCCCACCCCATCGAGTCCACGATGTCACCGCAATCACGTCCCGTCGCTCTGGTCACCGGCGCCGCCACCGGAGTTGGCCGAGCCTGTGCGATCGGGCTGGCTCGGCAAGGTCACGATGTCGTGATCAACTACTCCCGCAGCGAGGCCGAAGCCAAACAAACCGCCACGGACGTGGAAGCTCTCGGCGCGAAATCCATGTTGGTCCGGTGCGACGTTTCAATCGATGAAGACGTCCGTGCCATGCTCCACCAAATTCGCGAAAACTTTGGTCGACTGGATTGTTTAATCAACAACGCGGCGACGACTGAATTCATCGAACACTCCGATTTGGAAACGCTCACGGAACCGATGTGGGATCGCATTCTCGGCGTGAATTTGAAAGGTCCCTTCTTCGTCACGCGAGCCGCCGCTGAATTGCTCCGCGAAGGCGAAGGTGGCTCCGTGGTCAACGTCAGCTCCGTTGCGGGAATCACTGGATCGGGATCTTCCATCGCTTACTGCGCTAGCAAAGGCGGCTTGAACACAATCACGAAATCACTCGCACGATCTCTCGCCCCAAAAATTCGCGTCAACGCGGTTTGCCCGGGCCCAATCGACAGTCGCTGGATTCGAGAAGGCAATCCCAACTGGGATCTCGAGGCGATGGTCGCGGACTACCCGTTGCCAAAGGCATCCCAGCCGGAAGACATCGCCGACGCGGTGCTGTTCTTCGCAACGGGAACCAGCATGACGACTGGGCAATTGCTGTCTGTCGACGGCGGACAGACGCTCGGCTGATTCCAGACCGAGTGTTCAGCTGTCTCGCCGGTCACTCTCACTCCGAAGAAAAGGTGGAACGATGCATCCGTATGTCGCTGAGTTGATCGGGACGATGTTCCTGGTCCTGTTTGGGAATGGAGTGGTCGCGAACGTTGTTCTCCCGAAGACGAGTGGGAACGACGGTGGCTGGATCGTGATCGCTGCGGGATGGGGAATCGCCGTTTTCATCGGAGCATTTTGTTCGAGTGAATTCAGCGGAGCGCACCTGAACCCGGCCGTCACATTCGCGATGTACTTGGCGGACGATAGCTTCGGTCTAGTCGACGGCGGCGGATACATCGTCGCCCAGATGTTGGGTGCGATGGCCGGAGCGTTGCTGGTCTACGTGTTCTATCGCGAACATTTTCGCACAGCGTCGGACGACCCTGATGGTATGCGAGCCTGCTTCTGCACGGCCCCACAAATCCGCAAACTTCCTCAGGCGTTCCTTTGCGAAACGATTGGCACCTTCGCGTTGATCCTGCCGATCTTCTTGATGGTGGCCCCCGGTTTCAGCTCCGGTCCAGAACCCGTCGACAGCGATCCGGTGCTCGGCCTTGGATCAATTGGTTTGTTGCCTGTTGGTCTGCTTGTGTTTGGTATCGGGCTGTCGCTGGGAGGGACAACGGGATACGCAATCAATCCGGCCCGAGACCTGGGCCCTCGGCTGATTCATGCGTTGCTGCCTATCAAAGGAAAACAAGGGAACGATTGGCAGTACGCTTGGGTTCCCGTGCTGGGGCCGCTCACCGGTGCCGCCTTGGCTGCCCTGGTCAACGCGTTGTTGTAGGCCTTGTTGATCTGCCAGTTGGACACAAACGCAGCTTCTGAATCAAGATCGTGCCCGGCCTTCGCGTTCGATCTTTTGTTGCAACTGATTGGCTCGCAAATAGCGACGTTCGACCAACTCGCTTGTGTCCATTTCTTGCGTGTAACTGGCCACCATGCTGACCAGTTTGATGTGGTCGATTGGCTTTGACAAATAATCGTCACAGCCTCCGTTGAGACATCGATCTCGATCGCCCTTCATCGCATCGGCGGTGAGCGCGATGATCGGCCAATCGATCCCAGCCGAACGCAGAAGCGCAGTCGCTTGTAGCCCATCAACCACGGGCATCTGCATGTCCATCACGATCAAGTCAAACGGGTCGCCCGAATCGCGAGCCTGAATCGC
The DNA window shown above is from Rhodopirellula bahusiensis and carries:
- a CDS encoding SDR family NAD(P)-dependent oxidoreductase; the protein is MSPQSRPVALVTGAATGVGRACAIGLARQGHDVVINYSRSEAEAKQTATDVEALGAKSMLVRCDVSIDEDVRAMLHQIRENFGRLDCLINNAATTEFIEHSDLETLTEPMWDRILGVNLKGPFFVTRAAAELLREGEGGSVVNVSSVAGITGSGSSIAYCASKGGLNTITKSLARSLAPKIRVNAVCPGPIDSRWIREGNPNWDLEAMVADYPLPKASQPEDIADAVLFFATGTSMTTGQLLSVDGGQTLG
- a CDS encoding MIP/aquaporin family protein; the encoded protein is MHPYVAELIGTMFLVLFGNGVVANVVLPKTSGNDGGWIVIAAGWGIAVFIGAFCSSEFSGAHLNPAVTFAMYLADDSFGLVDGGGYIVAQMLGAMAGALLVYVFYREHFRTASDDPDGMRACFCTAPQIRKLPQAFLCETIGTFALILPIFLMVAPGFSSGPEPVDSDPVLGLGSIGLLPVGLLVFGIGLSLGGTTGYAINPARDLGPRLIHALLPIKGKQGNDWQYAWVPVLGPLTGAALAALVNALL